From Nitrosopumilus zosterae, the proteins below share one genomic window:
- a CDS encoding N-acetylneuraminate synthase family protein — translation MKTTIAAEIGSNWEGSISIAKKIILECKKAGADAVKFQMWRAKDLYSEDHPNWNVIKKSELTFKKADKIKKISDDIGIEFMCSVFYPEGVEFLESLNVKRYKVASRTCLFKDPYSLETLKSKAITKKPIIISMGMGGNKKKIDKIFSKNKTLFCYCISEYPLEFNKINWNQATKFDGFSDHTEGITAPILFTILKKQQNTKQILIEKHTKLSNSKGPDASTSIDTKQLSELVSHIRILEKAKF, via the coding sequence TTGAAAACAACTATTGCTGCAGAAATTGGATCTAATTGGGAAGGGAGCATTAGTATAGCTAAAAAAATTATTTTAGAATGTAAAAAAGCTGGTGCAGATGCTGTCAAATTTCAAATGTGGAGAGCAAAAGATCTTTATTCTGAAGATCATCCAAATTGGAATGTAATTAAAAAATCAGAATTAACGTTCAAAAAAGCAGATAAAATTAAAAAAATTTCTGATGATATTGGAATCGAGTTTATGTGTAGTGTTTTTTATCCAGAAGGAGTAGAATTTTTAGAATCATTAAATGTTAAACGATATAAGGTAGCATCAAGAACTTGCCTCTTTAAAGATCCATATTCTTTAGAGACCTTAAAATCTAAAGCCATTACTAAAAAACCTATTATCATAAGCATGGGTATGGGTGGAAATAAAAAAAAAATTGACAAAATATTTTCTAAAAACAAGACTCTTTTTTGCTATTGTATCTCAGAATATCCATTAGAATTTAATAAAATAAATTGGAATCAAGCTACAAAATTTGACGGATTTTCTGATCATACTGAGGGAATAACTGCACCAATCTTATTTACAATTTTAAAAAAACAACAAAATACAAAACAAATTCTTATTGAAAAACATACAAAACTTTCAAATTCTAAAGGTCCTGATGCTTCGACATCAATTGATACAAAACAACTCTCCGAATTAGTTTCTCATATTAGAATTCTAGAAAAAGCAAAATTCTAA
- a CDS encoding GNAT family N-acetyltransferase, whose product MKERDPKYNISHKKMPNYSQHEKFVLSKPYDKWYIILKSSKEIGSIYLTKENEIGIFIKKNMQKKGIGFNVLKTLMEKNPRKRYLANINPMNKKSIRFFKNNGFKLIQYTFELEIK is encoded by the coding sequence TTGAAAGAAAGAGATCCTAAGTATAATATTTCACATAAAAAAATGCCTAACTATTCCCAACATGAGAAATTTGTACTTTCAAAACCATATGATAAATGGTACATTATTTTAAAATCATCTAAAGAAATAGGCTCAATTTACCTAACTAAAGAAAATGAAATTGGAATATTTATTAAAAAAAATATGCAAAAAAAAGGTATTGGATTTAATGTGTTAAAAACATTGATGGAAAAAAACCCTCGAAAAAGATATTTGGCAAATATTAATCCTATGAATAAAAAGTCAATTAGATTTTTTAAAAATAATGGTTTTAAATTAATTCAATACACATTTGAATTGGAAATTAAGTAA